The stretch of DNA ccctcgcggttcccgagcccgaggcgcccaagcccgcgctcgccaaggccccgcgcggcgtgtACATGCCCATcagcgtcgaggaggtcatCCCCAAGCAGGGACTCAGCAAGGGGAAGATCCTCGCGACCGTCGTGTTCCGAGCAAAGATCCACGTCACcgaccgcgaggaggtcaTGGTTGTCGGGTCCTGCAAGGAGCTCGGGAACTGGATTCCCGAAAAGGCCGTGCCCATGGTGTGGTCCGATGACGACGTgtggtccgccgcggtcaagcTCGAGGCGTTTCACGTGttcggcggcatcgacgacaGCTCCCCGGCGCCCTGGATCGACTTCAAGCCCGTCGTTCGGAACAAAGCCACCGGAGCGATCCGatggctcgacggcgacaactGCCGCCTGGTCCGCTtcgacaacgacgacgccgtcgactaCATGCGCCGATGGGTCGGCGGTCGtaacgtcgtcgcggagattgggaccgtcgcgagcgacgccgtcctgcccctcgacgccgcgtccgaggacTGGGCCAGGAGTGTCACCGTCGAGAtcatcggcgccggtgtCGTGGGCGGGTCCAGGCCGTCCCCATccttcgaggaggagctggtCACCcgcccggccgccgccgcggcgcagcacGTCGAGGACATCGTCACGCTCATGAACGAGCCCGaacccgagctcgaggacatCCCCGAGGttgccgacgtcgaggatgaggaggaagccgcggcgctcatcgacatgcagcccgagcccgcggttgccgccgccgctgagccCATCGCCGTCCCTGAGCCCATCGCCGTCCCTGAGCCCGTGATGTTTGGccccgaggccaaggctatGGTCGGTCGTGCCCTTCGcaccgcctccttcgccgccgtgggcgcAAAGGGACCCTTCATCACCGCTCCCGATCCCGTCAAACCCAAGCCGGCGGTGACCTCCGACGAGAACGTCGGCACCGTCATCAAGCGCAAGACGGAGAAGCGCAAGACCAAGGCGCAGCTCAAgcaggaggagaagaagaaacAGGGCGGCGGTTTCTTCGGCTTTTTCGGgggcaagaagaagggggAGGACGAGGCTGCGAAATCCGCGGTCACGGCGATGGACTCGGGCgccatcgacgtcgacctcggTAACCGCGCCGAGTACAGGGGTATGCTcacccgcgcccttcgcaccgccgcgttcgtcaccgtcggcgccacCCCTCCCTTCATCGCCGTGGAGGGAGATGATGGGgagcccgtcgtcgaggttgaTCCCGAGGATGGCCGCAACGTCGGCGGGTACGTCTACGCTCGATCCTCCAAGCTCATACGCGACGACGGTTCTTCCACCAGCAACGTCGTCGAGTTCAACGTGGTGGCGCACctcaccgtcggcgagcacctcgtccTGGTGGgcaacgtcgccgagctgggCGGATGGAAGGTGGACGTCGGCCGCCGCATGACCTGgtccgagggcgacgtctGGAAGACCAGCATCTCCATCCCCaacgccgaggcgagcgtCGAGTTCAAGTTTGTCCGCTACAACGACAACAACGGCGTGCTGACCTGGCAGGAGGGAGACAACTACGCCTGCGAGCTCTGCGCGGGCGAgatcgtctccgtcgtcgagccccACGCGTTCGTCGAGAAGCTCACCATCGAAATCTCCGCGGagtcggaggaggctgccaaggcccgcgccgcgatcgccgaggccatcgcgctcgcgtctgAGGCTGAAGCTTCAGAGGAAACGAACAACGAACACATCCCGGGGACAAACAACGAGGACGGcaccaccgaggaggagatgcgcgccaagctcgcggaaTCCGAAGCCATCAAGGCGGCCGAGGACGACTCCTACAACACCCCCGTCGTCTTCTCCTTCGAGGATCAGCCCGCCAAGGTTGACTACCTCAAGTCCAACATCAAGGCGGTGACGGAATCCGTCGTCGAAGACGAGGACCTTGCGGACGAGGTTGCAAACGTCGCCGTGACacccgcggagctcgccgtcgtcgaggtgatGAAGACGGCCAAGTCCATGTTCGAGGAGGCGACcacaaccgccgccgcgcaggtgaagaaggctgaggctgccgtcgcggcgctgaagcTCAAAAacatcgaggacgacgaggcggcgtacaaggcggctgaggctgaggtcgaggaggagtCGGCCAGGGCcttcgaggcgatcgaggcggctAAGCGCGCGAAGAtgatcctcgccgaggcaACCGCCAAGGTTGCGGAactcgccaaggaggaggctgacgccgccgaggagaaggcccAAGCTGCCGCCGATGCCCTCGCGGGTGCATCCGGTGCCGACATCCTCACCCAGGCGGAGctgaagaagaaggaggaggccaccgccgccgccgcgaagaaggctgccgagaAGCGTGAAAAGTTCGAGGTTGAGTTTGACGCCGTCTCTAACTTTGAATTCCCCGAGTTCACTGTCTCAGAGAACCAGAAGAAGGTGGCGGGTGCCGCGATTGTCGGCGGGCTTGGAGCCgcgggcctcgtcgccgaggctgacgtgGCGCAAGGACTCATCAATGTTGGCGGTGAGGCCATGATGGCCACTGCCGCTGCGTTCCTCTTTGCCAACAACATGGTGTTCAAGCGGGATAGGGAGCGGCTCTTCGATTCGCTCGAGACCAAGGAAAAGTTTGAGAAGTTCCTCATGTCCGGCGCGTGGATGGGCAAGGACTCCGTTGCGGGCGAGGTTGCCGCGGATGCGTTTGCAATCTTCGACCCGCTCGGGCTCGCGGACGACAAGCCGATGAAACGGGATacgaagaaggagaaggaggccaTGGAGACGGCGTCCAAAAAGGGTTTCATCGAGCAGAAGCCGAAGGATCTGTCCAACTCTGCGGTTCCCAAAGCTGCGGatgaggagaagaaggaaaAGGTTGAGAAGCCCAACCAGGGTGCCGTGAGTGGCGCCATGTTTTCCTTTGGAGCCCCTGCGGAGATCCcgggcgaggagaaggccgAGGCTcctgccgccgaggagatcgaggacAAGACGAAGGGTCTCGTAATGCCCAAGGCTGGACAGCTGAACCCGCCTCCGATGGGCAAGATTGGCAACGTCGGGTTCAGGAAGGGAGCCACCGGGGCCAACTTCAACAACCCGTACAACGGCAACTTCAATGCTCCCAAGGTGTAcacgccgcgaagggcaGACGTCGAGACGGCCAGGACTTCTTCGGGTCAGTCGTACCAGACCTGGATGAAGAAGAACAAGGAGGACCTGTCCACGCTGACTTGGCAGGAACTGGCGGACCGCATGAAGCAGCCGTACACGCCTCCGGAGGATGGCAAAGGTCCGCGGTAATGGGACGGGGGGATCAGAACCTGTGACTAACTTAACGCTATGTAATCTGAGAACTGCACTGCTTGATGGAATGTCGCCTTTCGTGTTATCATCAATCTTCGAACGGGGGCTATGCGGTGGGTATTGAGCTTATTAGATTCGCAGCGACGTGTACGGTCGCAGGGTGTCGAACAACCTCGGCACCCCGTGCGCCGTCACCAGCGCGCCGGTGATGTCCTGCGCGAGCTCCACGACGGtgatggcgacgaggcgcatGTGCGTCGTACCGTACGTCTTCGactccccctcctcctcgccgccctccttaCCCCGCCTGTGCTCACCCACGGACCAGGGTTTGAAGTACTTGACATACGCCCTGAGCCAGCACTCCACGAAAAGCTGCGCCACGTACGAGATGGCCCACACGCTAAACTGCGAGATGACGTGACCGACGAAAAACTTGGCGGCCAACACCCCGGCCCACCCGGCGGGGGTCGTCGGCAGCTcagtcgcccgcgtcgccgggcccTCGCGCCACACgctgcccgcggcgaagaacaGCATGTAGAAGAAGGTCCTCCACATGCGCCTGTAGCACGTGCTCGACGCGTACAGaatctcgccgcgggcgttgAGTGGCATGGGAAAGAGGAGaatcgcggcgagcaccatGCCCACGAGCGCGAAACCCTGCGCGGTGAAGACGGTGCTCGCCTCGAGACCCCCGATGCACCAGTCGATGTGCGGCAGCAGCACCCTCAGCAtgatcgcgccgacgaccacgcCACCCTGCACGTTCGCGGGGGAGTCCCCGTTGCCCATGCGGGCCAGCGAGATTGCAAACATGTAcgcaaacgcggcggcgtattCGCGAGCGACAGCCTTGGGCTCCTCCATGTCCCAGAGCCACACGTCGCCGTGCCTCCATCGGAGGATGAGGAAGggcagcgcggtggcgttgcAGCCGGCGACGGATGGCCACGCGTGCACGCGGTGGGGCATGAGCGAGCCGAGGGAGGAGTTCGCCGGCCTGGATGAGCTGGTGTTGGTCGCCAGAGCACCCTTGAGGAGGCAGCCCACCCCGGAGGTCATGCAGTAAAACACCATGACCAACCTGGTGAAACCGCAGTCGTAGGTCCACACCAGCAGCGGCAGGGCCATCGAGTGGAAGTTTCGCGATCCGATGTACCCCGCGGCGCAGTAGAAGAACCGCACGGGTCCGCGGGACTCGGTCGGGTGGAGCCCGATTCGAGCCAGCCACCTGGGCACCATGTGCGTGGTGATGTCAATCTGGTTGAGGATGTACCGGCGGAAGATGTTGTGCCAGTAGAGGAGCACCACGAGCAGCGGCACGGACAGCGACTGAGGCGAATCGTGGTCGCTGAACATACGCCTGGGAGCCCCGATGCTCGCGGACCCGTTCGCCATCGGGCTCTCCTTGACGGGGGACAAAGCCTCGAACATCTCCGGAGCGTTGTCCGAGTTGCCGTTCATGGAGTTGACCGACCACGACGCGGACCTGTTGTGCAGCCCGTTGCGCTTGCCGGCGCTCGCCTTGGCTTCGTCGCCCTTGGCGAAGATGTCGCGCCTGACGGAATCCTTGTTGAGGGAGatggtgccgtcgaggttgatcttcgcgccgggcgcgtttTTCGGCGAGCCGTACCCGCCCGACTTTGGGGGAACCTGCCCGGGGGGGTTCATCACCATGGATCCGGGATCAGCCCCAAGCCTGGCCTTGTTCTTGGCGCCCGGAGACGCGTCAACGCCCGCGCtgagcgcgtgcgacggcAAAACCTTCGCGGACTCCTCCGCGAGAACctggaacgcggcggcgagatcttCCCGGgagtgcgccgccgagccaAAGCATCGAAGCGCCCTGGGCGGCGCGTTATCCGGCGGCACGAGGGGgttgacgcgcgcgacgcacacGCCGATCCCCCGCCgtctggcgcgcgcggcgacgtccgcgagcaacgcgttctcgtccgcgacggatgCCCCCACCGCCAGTCGCAGGGGAACAATCGGCgatccggcgtcggcgtcggtggtAAATCCCGGGACTCGgccggagagcgccgcgtctcGAAGCGCAGCCGCCGAAGCCTGCGCCCTCTCCACGAGCCTGGGCTCCGCGGAcacgcggcggatggcgtgagccgcggcggtggccaggTACGGCGGCAGCGACGCGCTGAACACGTACCCGGCGCCCATGAGGCGCTGGTACGCCACGACTCCGGTGTCCCCGGCGCAAAAACCGCCGACGGAGGCTCCGGCGTTTTCGAGCGAGGCGGAGATGACGTCGATGCTCTTGGGATTGACGCCGAAGTGCTCCGTGAGACCGCGACCGGACTCACCCATCGCACCGAAGGAGACGGACTCGTCCATGATCATGCGCGCGTGGTGCTTGtccttgagcgcgacgaggtcgggGAGGGGCGCGAGCCTGCCGGTGCCCTGGAAGCACCCCTCGGTGATGAGccagcgtcggcggccggggcgggcgagccgcgcggagtggacgccgtcctcggtcTCGAGTTGGGCGAACACCCTGGCAcagtccgcggcgtcgcagtGGTTGTACCAGCGCACGTCCATCTTGGACAGGCGCAGccccgcgaggacgccgtacccaacgccgcggtcaaccacggcgacgtctgACCTGTGACCCAACGCCGGGATGACCGACGACACGGTGCACGCGCCGTACGAGTACAGGACAGCCTCCTGGACTCCGAGAAAGTCCGCGATGGTGCGCTCCAAGTCCATGTGCGGCGGGAAGGTTCCGTAGAACCCGCGCGGGGAGCACGAGCCGAGGCCGAGTTTCTCCACCGTAGCCGCGCAAGCCTCCTTCATCACTGGGTCGTTGGTAAGTCCCAGGacgtccgaggaggagagcaTGATCTTGTACTGGTTCCACTTGGGCTGCTTCTCGGTGACCCCCGACAGTTTGTACGCGTCGATGGGCCCCGAAGAGGACCTGGGCGGGCCGATATCGTCCCCCAAGGGTTGGCCCACAGAGTGAagcggcgcgaacctcgcccGGTTCGTCCCGGATGCCAACTTTGACGCCGAGTCaagcgcggcggacctcgccgccctcgccttggCCACGCGCTTGATGCTGAGctgcttctccttctcctccttgtcGTGGATGCTGCCGGGACACCACGCGTTGGGCGGGGCAACCTTAAACTTGATGGACAGTTCATCCGCGATGTCGCTaatcgcggcgagggcgtcggcgagatcTTCGCGCGAGTGAGCCGCCGAGACGCAGAAGCGAATGCGGGGGTAGTTGACGGGCGTGgccggggcgccgacgacgacgacggcgagcttgCGGTTGAACGCCAACCTGGAGAAGTCCCCGATCTTGTACGGCTGGTAGAGCATCACCGGCATGACGGGCGACGGGTGGTGACCGAGCACCTCCAGACCGAGCGCCTCCAGCCCCTCGCGGAAAAACTTGGAGTTTTCGCGGAGCTGCCTGAGCTTCTTGGCGCCGATGTCCGTGCCGTCCTCCCCGGAGATGACCCGTAGGGACGAGAGGATCTGGGTGCACACCGCCGGGGGCATGGAGCACGCGTCCGTGCAACCCGCCGCGTATTGCCGGATCCTCGCGACGGTTTCGTAATCAGACGCGACGTatccacccgcggcgccgaatgACTTGGTGAAGGTCCCCATCATGATGTCCACGTCCTTTgggtccacgccgagctcctcgcacACGCCCCTGCCGGTGGGCCCCACGGCACCGATCGagtgcgcctcgtcgagccaGACGTAGGCGCCGTAGAGCTTGCAAACCTCGACAATCTCCGGAAGGCAGCACAGCTCACCCTCCATGGAGTAGATGCCCTCGATGATAACCAGTATCTTGTTGTACCTCTGCTTGCCCGCCACGGCGTCTTGGAGGATGAGCTCCAGGTCGCCGACGCAGTTGTGCTTGAACGCCCTCACCTTGGCGCCGCTTAacctcgcgccctccacgATCGAGTTATGGTTTAGCGCGTCGGAGACGATGAGGTCGCCTTTACCGCAGATCGCCGGGATGACCGTGGAGTTTGTCGCGAAGCCCATcccaacgacgacggcagcCTCCTTACCCACGTACTTGGCCGTCGTCTCCTCGACCTCCTTGATCAACGGGTTGTAACCCAGCTCCGCGGCACTGCCGGCGGACGTCACCGGGTAATCCATCACGGATTTTGCCACCAGCGGCGTACAGTGCGTGTTGAGCCCTCCAAACCCAAGGTAGTTGTACGATCCCAGGTTGAGGCATCGCCTCGACTGCGGCGTGGTGACGAGCTTGCTGAAGTATCCTCGTTCAGACTCGGGCTCGCGGATCGCCACGTCGATCCAGTCCTCGGGAGAGGAGTACACCGGCCGATTGAAGACATCCTCGATGTTGCCATACAGGTTGCGAATGTAGAAGAAATCCTTGAGCTTGCCCTTGCTCAGCGCCGGGAGGTCGTTCTGCTCGCCGTTCTGGTCGTCTGCGCGTCACAGGTTGGGGAGTGGGAGGGACCGGGGTCAGCAGGTGGGGTCGGGGGATcggacgggggcgcggaaccggcgccgccgtcgacatCGAGTCAGATATTTTTTTGAAAAAGTGAGCAAGATTTCAACAACGGTCTCGGCGGCCCGCCCGGAatgggcgcgccgcgcggggcacaGGGAGCGACTTACCGGTCCTCCAGTCCTTGATGCCTCTCAGGGCGTTGAAAGAATTCTTACCAAGACCCTCGGCAACCTGCGGGGGATTGAATAGGGGTATCCGAGCCGGTCAGCGGGGGCGGTCGGACGGGTCCGCGGGGCGAGAACGGAAACGCCCGGGTGCGCAGCCACGTGGGTGGGGTGAtggccgccggcgtcgcacggcggcgctggcgatcGCTCGATCGCGATCGAACCGCTGGGGCCCATCCACCACCTCGTGGACATTCCGAGGACCCCGGCGGAGCGTTCGGAAGTCCCCGatcgcgggtcgcggcgtcctcgaggctgccgccaCCATcaccggccgccgcgccgaccaACGTATCCGCGCCTCGGACCACCTGGGAGGCGGCCGATCGGCCCGGGGCGATATCGTCcccgcgggttcgccgcgggtgagAAACGAGGGGGCTCGCGGTGAAGTTCACTCACGTAGATGGCGTACTGGTAgtacgtcgcggcgtcgtgcccgAGCACCCTGTACGCCAGGCCGCTCTTGGCCCAACGGCTCGAGTCCGGCACGTACGCGTCGTAGTCCATCTTCCCGCTCTGGCGTCACGCGCGGATTTGTCCGATGCGTGCGCCGGTGTGCGAGCGCCGGTGGACCGGGGCGAGGACcggggcgcgggtcgcgcgacTCCTTCGTGCGGTCGGTCGCTGTGCGTCCGAACGCTGAGGGCGGTggtctcgcgcgtcgccccggggCGCGCGTGCGGGACTGGgtcggagacggcgccgacgtttGGCGATACCAGTTTGGCTCGCAGTGCGTGGGAAACGAGCGGACGAGAGGGCGAAAGGCTCCGATCTGTCCGAGGCTAAGAGCTCACGTGAGCCATTTTTGGCCAATCACGAACTCAAGAGTTCTCGAGTCAGACGACGGATAGGAACGGATGGGGCCGGATGGTGAAATCGGAGATCCGCGCTGCACTTTTTCTCCCCGGGAGGGACGACGTGCCGACACTTCTGGACGGCTCGCCatggcgtcgcgtcgacttCTCCGAGCAGCCTCGGCCGGCGACATCGACGCAGTCGATGCGTTgatccgcgagggcgcggaccctGGATTCCAGGTTAGAGCCCCCGCCCACTGGCGGCGCACCCGTCGTTCGTGACCCGGACGATGAACGAGCACCGCGATGGCTTTTCCAACCGCCGCTCACGACCCCCTTCATCCACCCCCCGCTCGACAGGACCGCAAGGGGACGACGCCTTTGATGCTGGCGTGTGAGCACGGACATGTGGACGTCGTCCGCAGccttctcgccgcgggagcaCCGTGGTGAGTTCCCGCCCCCGGATGCCCCGAGACGGCTCCCCTCGCCCAccacaccgccgccgccgcgcgccgacccgACCGCTTCCCCGACCGCATCCGACCCCGAACCTCCCCACCACCCACTCCCAGGAACGAGCTGGACAACGAGGGGCACTGCGCGGGAGAGTACGCCAGCGCGGGAGGCCACGCcgagctcaccgacgcgctcatcgaccacgcggtgagcgcggagatggtgctcggcgccgtcagccgcgctcgcccccggGAGGCCGACCTGACGTACCTATCCCAACCCGTGCGgtacgacggggacgatAAGCTGCTGGACACCGAGAACGACGCGGTGATGATGGACTGGGAGGCGCCCTTGATGCGAATCCACGCCCAGGTCATGTGCGCGGGTAAGGGGGACACGCTCAACGTCGGGTTTGGCATGGGCATCATCGACGGGTACGTGGTGAACGAGAACGAGACGCGATCGCACACCATCATAGAGGCGCACCCGGACGTTCACGCGCACATGCTCCGGCGTGGGTGGGACGCGAAGAGAGGGGTGCGCGTGGAGTTCGGCCGGTGGCAGGAGGTGTTGGACAGGATAATCAGGGAGAACGAGTCGCTGCCGGATGGCGAGAAGCGACtcttcgacggcgtcaacTTTGACACGTACGGGGAGGACTACGACGACCTGCGAGAGTTCCACGCGCTCCTCCCGAAGATCATGCGTCCGGGCGGTGTGTACACGTACTTTAACGGCCTGGCCCCGGACAACATCTTCTTCCACACGGTGTACTGCAGgctggcgcaggcggagctcgcgagcTTGGGTTTCGACACCAAGtttgacgtcgtcgacatTGACACGAGGGACCCGGAGATTTGGCGCGGGGTGAAGCGGCGGTACTGGTGGGGAGACAAGTACTTCCTCCCCACCTGTACCctcacgggcgcggcgggcagTGAGTGAACGTCCCGGGAGAGCGAGTCTCGCGCATCATACGGAAGACGAAGGTGGAGGGAACTTTTAGCGTACGTTTAGCCTTTACCGACAGCCAACTCCAGAGCCTGCCTAAAACTTCGGTAACGTTCAGatcccgggcgcgcggacCCGGGGGCGAGTGGATATGGAggaccccggcgcccccgatTGGTCCCGgtgccgtcgcgtcgcggcaaTACACGCGCACAGCGCGAGTGTTAAGTGCGTCTCCGGTGGACGATGGCCCGCGGGGCATCCCGGCGAGTCCGGACGCATGAGGGGCGACGACTCGAGGACGACCGTGGACGGGTTCGCGACCGCGGGgttggacggcgcggcgcgcgtatGGACCCTGGACGGCACGAGCTCCAGCGGATTCAGGTGCGTCGCCGCATTCGGCGATCACACCGCCGgggtgcgcgcggtcgccatgccgcccccgcgcggcacgggacgcgaccgagcgtcgtcgtcctcgtcctcgtcgtccgggatCCCGCGAACGGCACCCGagatgctcgccgcgacgggatcCTACGACCGCACCGCGAGGCTGTGGCACGCATCGCGAGCCGTGCCCCCCGTCCCCCCCCTCGCGAACGGACACAGCGACTACGTCCTGTGCGTGTCCTTCGGCCCCGACGCCCGCACGCTGGTCACGGgaggcgccgacgggcgGATATGCGTCTGGGAttgcgacgacgccgccgccgggaaccccgcccccgcggcgtgtCTTCGCCCCGGGAGCAACGCCGCGGTTCgatccgtcgacgcgtcgttacccccgccgtcggaggACGAACCCGGCGACGTGCTGTCCATGACGGGGGGTGAGGACGGGACCCTGCGGGTGTTCTcgcacgcgtccggcggcggagcggtTTGCGAAGTCGTCTTTGCCggtcacggcggcgcggtgacctccTTGGCGCTgtgccgcggcgaggaacgggGATGgggctcaccgccgcgggcgcggaagGAGAACGTGCCCGGGACGCGTCGTATCcggatcgccgcggggcacgACGGGGGCGTCCTGTCGGTGCACGACGCGGCGTTGACCTCCGAGGCGGGGGGGGACGAAAACGCTCGGGCGTCGGTGAAGGTGAAGGTTCGCGAGGCGTTTGTCGGTCGGGTgcacgcgaacggcgccgcgcgcgcgactctGCTGctccgccccgacgcccggatcgtcgcgagcgcgtccgaggATCGGACCGTGCGCCTGTGGAACATGCAGAAGGGTAATTGCCTCTCCGTGTTGGTCGGCGCGAGGTGTACCGTCGAGTCCGTGTCCTTCTCGGCGCTGGGCGACTTGCTCTACGCCGGCCTCGCGGATGGCCACGTGTGGGTGTACCTCGAAGAGAgcggagaggaggaggacgacgcgtgcgcgggtgGTGGCATCGAGCGGCGCGTGATCGAGTCGCGGCTGGCGTTGGCCATGGAAGCCCTGCGAGACCCAAAGgacccgcgagcgtcgtcggcgtcggagtcggagcggtgcgcgagcggtgccgcgccgtcggctcGGCGGTTCCAGGATGCGTACGAGGAGATGGagtgcgacgcgctcgggctgTTACCCAGGGTGGACCGTTCGAACGTAGCGCTGGTGGGTGAGGTGGCCGGGGGGTCTTTAGGTGGCGGGGGGTTCGCGTGGAGCGAGCGTGGTAACCCCACGCTGTCGTGTTCGGTGTGCCGGGGGGAGTTGGAGTTGGGGTTTGAGGACCCGGGTGGGGATTGGCCGGCGCCGCTGCCGTGCGGGCACGTGTTTCACGCGCGGTCGTGTCTGGTGCCGTGGTTGAGGCACAGCCCTGCGTGTCCGCTGTGCCGGGCGAACGCGTTGGGGTCGGGTGAgcctccgccggcggcgtgcctCCCGGTGGTCCGACCCCGGTAGAGACTTTTTCGTTTTTATGCAGGAACCAAAAAGATCGTGTTGGAGTTCacttcgcgcgcggggctcgcgaGAGGTCGCCGGATACTCGGGGTTCGTCCCGATCGAGTCTTCGACGATGACCGGGGATGCATCCTCGacggccgcggagggcgcaCGGGGCGAACCCGTCCCGGGaggcgagcccgccgcgcaggaAGAGATTCCAGAATACCACGACCcggtcgacgcgtccacgtaCTCTGCTGCGCTGGACGCGAAGgtggccgagctcgagcggctcTTCTCCCCGCTCATGCAGCAGGCCTCTATCCCGATCTTGAACGCCAAAGGGGTCGACCGGAGCGTCTCGGTCCGTCCCGAGGTGTTCCCCTCCCCGCCCCTCAACTTCCGATCGCGGTGTCGATTCCAGGTGATGTGGGAGGACGCCCCGGTGACCGCCGAGTCCACGGGGATCACCCCCGGGGAGAGCGTGGAGCCGGGGCGAAGGCTGAGCTATCGCATGTGGAACAAGGGTAAGCCCACGGTTCCCATCACCGAGTTCCCCATGGCGCTGAGggagatcgaggagctcatgcCGGCGGTGCtcagggaggcggaggcgcatcccgagctcggcgacgggctgcAGGCGATTCACTTCCTGGCGTCCAGGGGTATCCGCGGAGGGATGCTGGTGACCATGGTATACGGCAGACCGATCGATGAGGCGTGGaagatggcggcggaggggccCCGCGCGAGGCTAAAGGCCGCGATGGTGGACATCCGCGAAAGGGTCTACGGCgggggtgacgacgacggcttcgacggcttcgccgggccccggggcgacgacgaggagttaGACGCGACCGCTTTGAACATCCTCGGTCGAAGCAGGGGGACCCAAATCGTGGTAGGGGACGCGTGCCACGTGTtcgagacgctcgcgctccgcgacgggcggaggctgcggtaCAGGCAGGCGGAAGGGGCGTTCAGCAACCCGAATTCGTTCATGGCGGAGTCGACCCTCGACTGGCTCTGCGACTGCGCCGCGACCACCGTCCGGGAAGCACTCGGGGGTACGAGCGAACactccgccgaggccgccccCCCGAGCCTGCTCGAGCTGTACAGCGGAAACGGAAATCATACCGTGGCGCTGGCCAAATATTTCgacagcgtcgccgcggttgaGCTCAGCGGCGTGCTGTGCGAAGCCGCGCGGGAGAACCTGGAGAGGAACGGGGTGGAAAACGCCAAGGTGCTGCACTCGCCGAGTGAATCCGTGGCGAGGGGCATGCTCAGGCGAAAGAAGAGACACGAGGAAGGCCGCGTCGGGAAggcggccatggcggcggcggcaaccgGGGCTGGAGACGGGTCAAAGCGCGGGGACGGATCCGGAATGGAATTTGACATAAACGCGTACGACGTCGTGCTGGTGGacccgccgagggcgggACTGGACCCGGACACCTTGGACCTCGTCTCCcgcttcgacgtcgtcctgtACATAAGCTGCGATCCTCGTAAGGGGCTCCTCGAAAACGCGGTTGGCCCCCACGCGGCTCGGGCGCTGGACACTGGGGAGTTT from Micromonas commoda chromosome 3, complete sequence encodes:
- a CDS encoding carbohydrate-binding module family 20 protein (candidate a-glucan-binding protein), producing the protein IRDDGSSTSNVVEFNVVAHLTVGEHLVLVGNVAELGGWKVDVGRRMTWSEGDVWKTSISIPNAEASVEFKFVRYNDNNGVLTWQEGDNYACEL
- a CDS encoding aminotransferase (contains two pfam domains for aminotransferase clase I and II PF00155.11), whose translation is MDYDAYVPDSSRWAKSGLAYRVLGHDAATYYQYAIYVAEGLGKNSFNALRGIKDWRTDDQNGEQNDLPALSKGKLKDFFYIRNLYGNIEDVFNRPVYSSPEDWIDVAIREPESERGYFSKLVTTPQSRRCLNLGSYNYLGFGGLNTHCTPLVAKSVMDYPVTSAGSAAELGYNPLIKEVEETTAKYVGKEAAVVVGMGFATNSTVIPAICGKGDLIVSDALNHNSIVEGARLSGAKVRAFKHNCVGDLELILQDAVAGKQRYNKILVIIEGIYSMEGELCCLPEIVEVCKLYGAYVWLDEAHSIGAVGPTGRGVCEELGVDPKDVDIMMGTFTKSFGAAGGYVASDYETVARIRQYAAGCTDACSMPPAVCTQILSSLRVISGEDGTDIGAKKLRQLRENSKFFREGLEALGLEVLGHHPSPVMPVMLYQPYKIGDFSRLAFNRKLAVVVVGAPATPVNYPRIRFCVSAAHSREDLADALAAISDIADELSIKFKVAPPNAWCPGSIHDKEEKEKQLSIKRVAKARAARSAALDSASKLASGTNRARFAPLHSVGQPLGDDIGPPRSSSGPIDAYKLSGVTEKQPKWNQYKIMLSSSDVLGLTNDPVMKEACAATVEKLGLGSCSPRGFYGTFPPHMDLERTIADFLGVQEAVLYSYGACTVSSVIPALGHRSDVAVVDRGVGYGVLAGLRLSKMDVRWYNHCDAADCARVFAQLETEDGVHSARLARPGRRRWLITEGCFQGTGRLAPLPDLVALKDKHHARMIMDESVSFGAMGESGRGLTEHFGVNPKSIDVISASLENAGASVGGFCAGDTGVVAYQRLMGAGYVFSASLPPYLATAAAHAIRRVSAEPRLVERAQASAAALRDAALSGRVPGFTTDADAGSPIVPLRLAVGASVADENALLADVAARARRRGIGVCVARVNPLVPPDNAPPRALRCFGSAAHSREDLAAAFQVLAEESAKVLPSHALSAGVDASPGAKNKARLGADPGSMVMNPPGQVPPKSGGYGSPKNAPGAKINLDGTISLNKDSVRRDIFAKGDEAKASAGKRNGLHNRSASWSVNSMNGNSDNAPEMFEALSPVKESPMANGSASIGAPRRMFSDHDSPQSLSVPLLVVLLYWHNIFRRYILNQIDITTHMVPRWLARIGLHPTESRGPVRFFYCAAGYIGSRNFHSMALPLLVWTYDCGFTRLVMVFYCMTSGVGCLLKGALATNTSSSRPANSSLGSLMPHRVHAWPSVAGCNATALPFLILRWRHGDVWLWDMEEPKAVAREYAAAFAYMFAISLARMGNGDSPANVQGGVVVGAIMLRVLLPHIDWCIGGLEASTVFTAQGFALVGMVLAAILLFPMPLNARGEILYASSTCYRRMWRTFFYMLFFAAGSVWREGPATRATELPTTPAGWAGVLAAKFFVGHVISQFSVWAISYVAQLFVECWLRAYVKYFKPWSVGEHRRGKEGGEEEGESKTYGTTHMRLVAITVVELAQDITGALVTAHGVPRLFDTLRPYTSLRI
- a CDS encoding predicted protein, with amino-acid sequence MASRRLLRAASAGDIDAVDALIREGADPGFQDRKGTTPLMLACEHGHVDVVRSLLAAGAPWNELDNEGHCAGEYASAGGHAELTDALIDHAVSAEMVLGAVSRARPREADLTYLSQPVRYDGDDKLLDTENDAVMMDWEAPLMRIHAQVMCAGKGDTLNVGFGMGIIDGYVVNENETRSHTIIEAHPDVHAHMLRRGWDAKRGVRVEFGRWQEVLDRIIRENESLPDGEKRLFDGVNFDTYGEDYDDLREFHALLPKIMRPGGVYTYFNGLAPDNIFFHTVYCRLAQAELASLGFDTKFDVVDIDTRDPEIWRGVKRRYWWGDKYFLPTCTLTGAAGSE